One genomic segment of Microvirga ossetica includes these proteins:
- a CDS encoding transporter substrate-binding domain-containing protein, which yields MSNIDQKTRDLVAPTGRLRVAIAVGSAISAVWATRDNETGEPGGPSIELARLIAARIGAPLDLVEYPSSGAIIEAAPSGAWDVSFTPVDAERKKVVEFGPNYFLGESTYMVPDGSTINSIEDVDREGVRVYGVENTATIRSARRTLTRTTATGLSSLDEALAKFRDGEVDALALGKESLRNLLPQFPGAKMLDGHFMRPARPSPCRRGARRHWRSSAASSRN from the coding sequence ATGTCGAATATTGACCAGAAGACTCGCGACCTAGTGGCGCCAACGGGACGGCTGCGGGTCGCAATCGCGGTGGGCAGCGCAATTTCCGCCGTCTGGGCAACACGGGATAATGAAACAGGCGAGCCCGGTGGCCCATCCATCGAGCTTGCCAGGCTCATCGCCGCGCGCATTGGAGCGCCCTTGGACCTGGTCGAGTATCCCAGTTCGGGCGCCATCATTGAGGCGGCGCCCTCGGGTGCGTGGGACGTGTCGTTCACGCCCGTCGATGCCGAGCGAAAGAAGGTCGTCGAGTTCGGCCCGAACTATTTCCTTGGTGAGAGCACCTACATGGTCCCGGACGGCTCCACGATCAACAGCATCGAGGACGTGGACCGGGAAGGGGTGCGGGTCTATGGCGTCGAGAACACCGCCACGATTCGAAGCGCCCGCCGAACGCTCACCCGCACGACGGCGACAGGGCTTTCCAGCCTCGATGAGGCCTTGGCAAAATTCCGCGATGGCGAAGTCGATGCGCTTGCCCTCGGCAAGGAGTCGCTCCGTAACCTCCTGCCGCAGTTTCCCGGTGCGAAGATGCTGGACGGCCACTTCATGCGGCCGGCACGGCCGTCGCCGTGCCGAAGGGGAGCACGGCGGCACTGGAGGTCTTCAGCCGCATCATCGAGGAACTGA
- a CDS encoding AbrB family transcriptional regulator, giving the protein MLSLGSTVILLTITIVFAAGMSHVSSYDQVPLLLAYSPGGLAEMSLVALSLGIEVAFVAAHHIVRVFIVMLAAPPVFAILRRL; this is encoded by the coding sequence GTGCTGTCGCTCGGTTCCACGGTGATCCTGCTCACCATCACGATCGTGTTCGCGGCTGGGATGAGTCACGTGTCATCCTATGACCAGGTCCCATTGCTGTTGGCCTACTCGCCTGGCGGTCTGGCAGAGATGAGCCTTGTCGCACTTTCCCTTGGCATTGAGGTGGCCTTTGTGGCCGCCCATCACATCGTCCGGGTGTTCATCGTCATGTTGGCGGCGCCGCCGGTGTTCGCCATCTTGCGCCGCCTTTGA